From a single Nocardioides exalbidus genomic region:
- a CDS encoding NAD(P)H-dependent oxidoreductase — MTTHHQTRVAVLLGSLRAGSLNRRIAEHLRDNAPEGVTVDVVEGLDTIPFYNEEIDGDTVPAGASALRQAVASADRVLAVTPEYNGTMPAVLNNAIDWLSRPYGQGAIVGKPFAAIGATPTPYGGKWSHEHARHSATIAGAVVVEGIVVDESAVEGDPLQNEEAIQRFLGALDALVAHEVEAAA; from the coding sequence ATGACCACTCACCACCAGACCCGTGTCGCCGTCCTGCTCGGCTCCCTCCGTGCCGGCTCGCTCAACCGCCGCATCGCCGAGCACCTCCGCGACAACGCCCCCGAAGGCGTGACCGTCGACGTCGTCGAGGGCCTCGACACCATCCCGTTCTACAACGAGGAGATCGACGGCGACACCGTGCCCGCCGGCGCCTCCGCCCTGCGCCAGGCCGTCGCGTCCGCCGACCGCGTCCTCGCCGTGACCCCGGAGTACAACGGCACCATGCCTGCCGTGCTCAACAACGCCATCGACTGGCTGTCCCGCCCCTACGGCCAGGGCGCCATCGTCGGCAAGCCCTTCGCGGCCATCGGCGCCACCCCGACGCCGTACGGCGGCAAGTGGTCGCACGAGCACGCCCGCCACTCCGCCACCATCGCCGGTGCCGTCGTGGTCGAGGGCATCGTCGTCGACGAGTCCGCCGTCGAGGGTGACCCGCTGCAGAACGAGGAGGCCATCCAGCGCTTCCTCGGCGCGCTCGACGCCCTCGTCGCGCACGAGGTCGAGGCCGCTGCCTGA
- a CDS encoding TetR/AcrR family transcriptional regulator, protein MTNLLPMADGPAPERADAARNREAILAAALHLVETRGVDCVTMDTVAAEAGVGKGTLFRRFESREGLMAAVLNESETAWQASVLSGPPPLGPGAPAYDRLLAFGHSRLATNLSHARLIAAAGRPGARSVAALSFANMHVRYLLGELGVSGDLLMLATAVLAPLELVVLDQQVNHEHLSIERVEAGWQDLVRRIVGA, encoded by the coding sequence ATGACCAACCTGCTCCCGATGGCGGACGGCCCCGCCCCGGAGCGGGCCGACGCGGCTCGCAACCGCGAGGCGATCCTCGCGGCAGCGCTGCACCTCGTCGAGACGCGGGGGGTCGACTGCGTGACGATGGACACCGTCGCGGCCGAGGCCGGCGTCGGCAAGGGCACGCTCTTCCGGCGCTTCGAGAGCCGCGAGGGCCTGATGGCGGCAGTACTCAACGAGTCGGAGACCGCGTGGCAGGCCAGCGTGCTCTCCGGTCCCCCGCCCCTCGGGCCGGGCGCCCCGGCCTACGACCGGCTGCTGGCCTTCGGGCACTCGCGCCTGGCCACCAACCTCAGCCACGCCCGGTTGATCGCCGCGGCCGGACGACCGGGCGCACGCTCGGTGGCCGCGCTGTCGTTCGCCAACATGCACGTGCGCTACCTGCTCGGCGAGCTCGGCGTCTCCGGTGACCTGCTCATGCTCGCCACCGCGGTCCTGGCCCCGCTCGAGCTCGTCGTGCTCGACCAGCAGGTCAACCACGAGCATCTGTCGATCGAGCGGGTCGAGGCGGGCTGGCAGGACCTGGTGCGCCGGATCGTCGGCGCCTGA
- a CDS encoding DUF6264 family protein produces MTQPASYVDQPRDPRPTDRVVTVLLLIALIVLAPAAGFMGLLTAMATDSCGSGNDCNEGLVATGVFTSAASPIVVALVALVWVVVRWRRGRTTWWVPLVAALVAAGTWWIGALITFGAVGW; encoded by the coding sequence GTGACCCAGCCCGCGTCGTACGTCGACCAGCCGCGCGACCCGCGTCCCACCGACCGCGTCGTCACCGTCCTGCTCCTGATCGCCCTGATCGTGCTCGCGCCGGCCGCCGGCTTCATGGGACTGCTCACCGCGATGGCCACCGACTCGTGCGGCTCCGGCAACGACTGCAACGAGGGTCTCGTCGCGACCGGCGTCTTCACCTCGGCCGCCTCGCCGATCGTGGTCGCCCTCGTGGCGCTGGTCTGGGTGGTCGTGCGCTGGCGGCGCGGGCGCACCACCTGGTGGGTCCCGCTGGTCGCGGCCCTCGTGGCTGCCGGCACGTGGTGGATCGGGGCGCTGATCACCTTCGGCGCCGTCGGCTGGTAG
- a CDS encoding DUF305 domain-containing protein produces the protein MTLLARLGAVLVVVLGTTSCTGSEPDGKPSGAEQAEGDAPVVQLGAPGEGNRTLSPEDVEELSTPMHTEADVEFVEMMIPHHEQALEMAALVPDRAGDPGLLAMVERMEVSQADEIQQLKDWLTTNASSDSAQGDHGDHGSDHGSDHGGDHGDQHADMPGMLTPQQLDRMRDLDGRAFDRYFLRAMINHHDGAIMMVQDLMDGGEGGQETTIFQLANHIGSDQAVEIAAMKRRLKALGG, from the coding sequence ATGACCCTCCTGGCCCGGCTCGGCGCCGTGCTCGTCGTCGTCCTCGGCACGACGTCCTGCACGGGCAGCGAGCCCGACGGCAAGCCGTCCGGAGCCGAGCAGGCCGAGGGCGACGCGCCCGTCGTGCAGCTCGGCGCACCGGGGGAGGGCAACAGGACGCTATCGCCCGAGGACGTCGAGGAGCTCTCGACGCCGATGCACACCGAGGCCGACGTGGAGTTCGTCGAGATGATGATCCCGCACCACGAGCAGGCGCTCGAGATGGCTGCGCTGGTGCCGGACCGCGCCGGGGACCCCGGCCTGCTCGCGATGGTCGAGCGGATGGAGGTCTCGCAGGCCGACGAGATCCAGCAGCTGAAGGACTGGCTCACCACCAACGCCTCGTCCGACAGCGCGCAGGGCGACCACGGGGATCACGGCAGCGACCACGGCAGCGACCACGGCGGCGACCACGGTGACCAGCACGCCGACATGCCCGGCATGCTCACGCCGCAGCAGCTCGACCGGATGCGCGACCTCGACGGGCGGGCCTTCGACCGCTACTTCCTGCGGGCCATGATCAACCACCACGACGGGGCGATCATGATGGTGCAGGACCTCATGGACGGCGGCGAGGGCGGCCAGGAGACCACCATCTTCCAGCTCGCCAACCACATCGGCTCGGACCAGGCCGTCGAGATCGCCGCGATGAAGCGCAGGCTGAAAGCCCTCGGCGGCTGA
- a CDS encoding Ig-like domain repeat protein: MSDLRRSRSPHRVLGLVAGALVATMLPTTVAATAAQAGAADPDPRIGLAPGYLPWSEAASNIELLDNDPRTGAFDGNPGASSINSDLAFSGDNAIVGNYLGFQVYDISDPAEPSLRGSFLCPGGQGDVSVHGDLLFMSVEQTSGRIDCGTQGAPGSVNPERFRGIRIFDISDISSPEQVGYVQTCRGSHTHTLVDSPSDPDNLYIYNSGTSSVRSADELAGCENAPTNSNTPVTTGNPTQWRIDVIKVPLDAPEDAAIVSQPRIFTDPVTGAYNGLQNLPPNGTHPSGTNYSPSPNTNTCHDITAYPEIGIAAGACQGNGILLDISDPANPVRTDAVADVNFSYWHSATINNDGTKVIFTDEWGGGSSPRCRETDRPEWGANAIFDIVGGKMKFRSYYKLPVPQTAQENCVAHNGSLVPVPGRDIMVQAWYQGGMSIFDFTDSSNPVELAYYDRGPINAPNPTGLNLGGFWSTYWYNGNVFGSEIARGFDAFGLLPSDLLSEDEIAAASEVTADELNAQHQTTTTWAPSFAVAGSYVDQAARSGALSGEPLDAVTANFEKARAYAAQGASSAPLVRYHLNAALKFLGNNGDQGTARQAIAELRDSTACEAGCKLPTKVTASHSPEPSTFGEASTASVTVARVGTEGADPAGTVTVTDASGKQLGRAALTKGAATVELPGNLPVGTHTLTATYGGDETNAASSATFTATVKAAPVPARAASRTTVKVNPAKPRFKKAFRVVAKVRATGADATGKVVVKVDGKVVATKKLADGRVVFDIRRTIKAGKHKLLVSYDGSKAVAPSKVRTSFRVVR; this comes from the coding sequence ATGTCGGACCTCCGCCGCAGTAGAAGCCCGCACCGAGTCCTGGGACTGGTCGCAGGAGCACTGGTCGCCACGATGCTCCCCACCACCGTCGCCGCCACCGCCGCGCAGGCCGGTGCCGCGGACCCCGACCCCCGGATCGGGCTGGCCCCGGGATACCTCCCGTGGTCCGAGGCCGCCAGCAACATCGAGCTGCTCGACAACGACCCCCGCACCGGCGCCTTCGACGGCAACCCGGGCGCGTCGAGCATCAACTCCGACCTCGCCTTCAGCGGCGACAACGCGATCGTCGGCAACTACCTCGGGTTCCAGGTCTACGACATCTCCGACCCGGCCGAGCCCAGCCTGCGCGGGTCCTTCCTCTGCCCCGGCGGCCAGGGCGACGTCTCGGTCCACGGCGACCTGCTCTTCATGTCGGTCGAGCAGACGTCCGGGCGCATCGACTGCGGCACCCAGGGCGCCCCGGGCAGCGTGAACCCCGAGCGGTTCCGCGGCATCCGGATCTTCGACATCTCCGACATCTCCAGCCCCGAGCAGGTCGGCTACGTGCAGACCTGCCGCGGCTCGCACACCCACACGCTCGTGGACTCGCCCAGCGATCCCGACAACCTCTACATCTACAACTCCGGCACCTCGAGCGTCCGCTCCGCCGACGAGCTCGCCGGGTGCGAGAACGCCCCGACCAACAGCAACACCCCGGTGACGACGGGCAACCCGACGCAGTGGCGCATCGACGTCATCAAGGTGCCGCTCGACGCGCCCGAGGACGCGGCGATCGTCAGCCAGCCCCGCATCTTCACCGACCCGGTCACCGGCGCCTACAACGGGCTGCAGAACCTGCCGCCCAACGGCACCCACCCGTCGGGCACCAACTACTCGCCGTCCCCGAACACCAACACCTGCCACGACATCACCGCCTACCCGGAGATCGGGATCGCGGCAGGCGCCTGCCAGGGCAACGGCATCCTGCTCGACATCAGCGACCCGGCCAACCCTGTCCGCACGGACGCGGTCGCCGACGTCAACTTCTCCTACTGGCACTCGGCCACGATCAACAACGACGGCACCAAGGTGATCTTCACCGACGAGTGGGGCGGCGGCTCGAGCCCGCGCTGCCGCGAGACCGACCGGCCCGAGTGGGGCGCCAACGCGATCTTCGACATCGTCGGCGGCAAGATGAAGTTCCGCAGCTACTACAAGCTGCCGGTGCCGCAGACCGCGCAGGAGAACTGCGTGGCCCACAACGGGTCGCTCGTCCCGGTCCCCGGTCGCGACATCATGGTCCAGGCCTGGTACCAGGGCGGGATGTCGATCTTCGACTTCACCGACTCGAGCAACCCGGTCGAGCTCGCCTACTACGACCGCGGCCCGATCAACGCCCCCAACCCGACCGGCCTGAACCTGGGCGGCTTCTGGTCGACGTACTGGTACAACGGCAACGTCTTCGGCAGCGAGATCGCCCGCGGCTTCGACGCGTTCGGCCTGCTCCCGAGCGACCTGCTCTCCGAGGACGAGATCGCGGCGGCCAGCGAGGTCACGGCCGACGAGCTCAACGCCCAGCACCAGACCACGACGACGTGGGCACCGAGCTTCGCGGTGGCCGGCTCCTACGTCGACCAGGCCGCGCGCTCCGGCGCGCTGTCGGGCGAGCCCCTCGACGCCGTGACCGCCAACTTCGAGAAGGCCCGTGCGTACGCCGCCCAGGGCGCCTCCTCGGCACCCCTGGTCAGGTACCACCTGAACGCCGCGCTGAAGTTCCTCGGCAACAACGGGGACCAGGGCACGGCGCGCCAGGCGATCGCCGAGCTGCGTGACAGCACGGCGTGCGAGGCAGGCTGCAAGCTGCCGACCAAGGTCACCGCGTCGCACTCCCCCGAGCCGTCCACGTTCGGCGAGGCCTCGACGGCCAGTGTGACCGTGGCGCGCGTCGGGACCGAGGGCGCGGACCCGGCCGGCACCGTCACGGTGACCGACGCGTCCGGCAAGCAGCTCGGCAGGGCCGCGCTCACCAAGGGTGCCGCCACGGTCGAGCTGCCTGGCAACCTCCCGGTCGGCACGCACACGCTGACCGCGACCTACGGCGGTGACGAGACGAACGCCGCCTCGTCGGCGACCTTCACCGCCACGGTCAAGGCCGCACCGGTGCCCGCCAGGGCGGCGTCGCGGACGACGGTCAAGGTCAACCCGGCCAAGCCGCGGTTCAAGAAGGCCTTCCGGGTCGTCGCCAAGGTGAGGGCCACGGGCGCGGACGCGACCGGCAAGGTCGTCGTCAAGGTCGACGGCAAGGTGGTCGCGACGAAGAAGCTCGCCGACGGCCGCGTGGTGTTCGACATCAGGCGGACCATCAAGGCCGGCAAGCACAAGCTGCTGGTCTCCTACGACGGCAGCAAGGCCGTCGCGCCCAGCAAGGTCCGGACGTCGTTCCGGGTCGTGCGCTGA
- the cimA gene encoding citramalate synthase yields MDLHGAFHVYDTTLRDGAQQEGLNLSVADKLTIAKQLDGLGVGYIEGGWPGANPKDTEFFRRAQEELDLQHARLAAFGATRRAGVRAADDPLVAALRDSGAGVVTLVAKSHDRHVELALRTTLEENLAMVRDTVTHLREEGQTVFLDAEHFFDGYQANRAYALEVLRTAAEAGAEVVALCDTNGGMLPDWVSDVVLDVIDTTGARVGIHAHNDSGCAVANSLAAVNAGATHVQGCINGYGERTGNADLVTVVANLELKLDRSVLPQGLLREATRIAHAVAEVTNFPPASRQPYVGTSAFAHKAGLHASAIKVDPNLYQHMDPLDIGNDMRLLVSDMAGRASIELKGRELGFDLSHDRELVTRVTDRVKELEQRGYTFEAADASFELLLAEEVEGTRPSYFDVESWRVITETRTGGEAISEATVKLKAEGVRYVVTGEGNGPVNALDAALREAIGQAFPEVAKFELIDYKVRILDQGHGTDAITRVLIETSDGQSSWVTVGVGANVIEASWGALVDGLTFGLRRQHG; encoded by the coding sequence ATGGACCTGCACGGCGCCTTCCACGTCTACGACACCACCCTGCGCGACGGCGCCCAGCAGGAGGGGCTCAACCTCTCGGTCGCCGACAAGCTGACGATCGCCAAGCAGCTCGACGGCCTGGGCGTCGGTTACATCGAGGGCGGCTGGCCGGGTGCGAACCCGAAGGACACCGAGTTCTTCCGCCGCGCGCAGGAGGAGCTGGACCTGCAGCACGCGAGGCTCGCGGCGTTCGGCGCCACCAGGCGCGCGGGAGTCAGGGCCGCCGATGACCCGCTCGTCGCCGCCCTCCGCGACTCGGGCGCCGGCGTCGTCACGCTCGTCGCGAAGTCGCACGACCGGCACGTCGAGCTCGCGCTGCGCACCACGCTGGAGGAGAACCTCGCGATGGTGCGCGACACCGTGACCCACCTGCGCGAGGAGGGACAGACGGTCTTCCTCGACGCCGAGCACTTCTTCGACGGCTACCAGGCGAACCGGGCGTACGCCCTCGAGGTCCTCCGGACCGCGGCGGAGGCCGGCGCCGAGGTCGTCGCGCTCTGCGACACCAACGGCGGCATGCTGCCGGACTGGGTCTCCGACGTCGTGCTCGACGTCATCGACACGACCGGTGCCCGCGTCGGCATCCACGCGCACAACGACAGTGGCTGCGCGGTCGCCAACTCGCTGGCCGCGGTCAACGCCGGCGCGACGCACGTCCAGGGCTGCATCAACGGCTACGGCGAGCGCACCGGCAACGCCGACCTCGTCACCGTGGTCGCCAACCTCGAGCTCAAGCTGGACAGGTCGGTGCTCCCGCAGGGACTGCTGCGCGAGGCGACCCGGATCGCGCACGCCGTCGCCGAGGTCACCAACTTCCCGCCGGCCTCGCGCCAGCCCTACGTCGGCACGTCGGCGTTCGCGCACAAGGCGGGCCTGCACGCCAGCGCGATCAAGGTCGACCCGAACCTCTACCAGCACATGGACCCGCTCGACATCGGCAACGACATGAGGCTCCTCGTCTCCGACATGGCCGGCCGCGCGTCCATCGAGCTCAAGGGCAGGGAGCTTGGCTTCGACCTCTCGCACGACCGCGAGCTGGTCACCCGCGTCACCGACCGCGTCAAGGAGCTCGAGCAGCGCGGCTACACCTTCGAGGCCGCCGACGCGTCCTTCGAGCTGCTGCTCGCCGAGGAGGTCGAGGGCACCCGGCCGTCGTACTTCGACGTCGAGTCGTGGCGCGTCATCACCGAGACCCGCACCGGTGGCGAGGCGATCTCCGAGGCCACGGTGAAGCTGAAGGCGGAGGGCGTGAGGTACGTCGTCACGGGCGAGGGCAACGGCCCGGTCAACGCACTGGACGCAGCACTCCGTGAGGCGATCGGCCAGGCGTTCCCCGAGGTCGCGAAGTTCGAGCTGATCGACTACAAGGTCCGCATCCTCGACCAGGGCCACGGCACCGACGCCATCACCCGCGTGCTGATCGAGACCTCCGACGGCCAGTCGTCGTGGGTCACCGTGGGCGTCGGCGCCAACGTGATCGAGGCGTCGTGGGGCGCGCTCGTCGACGGCCTGACCTTCGGCCTGCGTCGCCAGCACGGCTAG